The genomic window GACGGTGACGACTACGACCTCGCTATAGTGGCCCCGCTCTGGGGACCGCCCGGCCTTACCGACAGGCTCCCGGAACTTCTGGCCGAGAGGATAGCAATGGCCGGGAAGCCGGCTATTATCTGCTCGCCCGGTGGGAAGTACTCGCAGGAGAGGAAGGGGCTCTTTACCGAAAGGGGGCTGCCCGTATTCGCCAGCCCTGAGAGTGCCGTAAGGGCCGCCGCCATACTTGCGAGAAAGGGACGGGTATAGGATGACCGGGGAAGAGATAGACAGGCTCGTCGACAGGGCGAGGGGCGAGGGGCGAAAGAGTTTAACCGAGCCCGAGGTAAAGGGGATACTCGCCGCCCGCTCCGTCCCCGTGCCGAAGCACCGGCTGGTGACGGGTCCGGTCGAGGCGGCCGAGGCGGCTTCGGAGATGGGTTACCCGCTGGTACTGAAGGTGGTGTCCGGGGACATACTGCACAAGACCGAGTTCGGCGGCGTGATAACGGGCCTTAACACCAAAGAGGAGGTCGAGAGCGCCTTCTCCGAGATAGTCATGAACGTCGGGGACAAGGACCCGTCCGCGGCGGTCGAGGGCTTTTTGCTCGAAGAGATGGTCGGGCGGGGTGTCGAGGTCATAGTGGGCTCTTTGAGGGACGAGCAGTTCGGCCCGGCGGTGATGTTCGGTATAGGGGGGGTGGCCGTGGAGCTTATGAAGGACGTGAGCTTCCGCCTTGCGCCGGTCGAAAAGGAAGAGGCGCTCGAGATGATGCGCGAGGTAAAGGGATACCCGCTCCTTACCGGTTTCAGGGGCAGCGAGCCCGTGGATACGGACGCCGTCGCCGACGTTATAGTAAAGGTGTCGAGGATTATTGACGATACCGAGGGGATTAAAGAGCTGGAGATAAACCCGCTCATGGTGCTCCATAAGGGGGCTGTGGCTCTCGACGCAAGGGCGGTGGTTGAGTAGACGGAGTTTTCGGGGGTACGGCCGCGTATGAAGGAGACCCACGGGGGAGACATCTGGGCCGCCGCGAGGCGGGCCGGAAAGTCCCCGGAAGAAATCATAGACTTTAGCGCGAGCATAAGCCCGCTGGGGCTTTCACCGCGCGCCGCAGGGGCCGTAAGGGAGGCCCTCGCCCTCTCCGGGGCCTACCCGGACCCGGACGTACGTGAACTCAGGCACGCCCTTGCGGACCACCACGGCATCTCGCCGGAGGAACTGCTTCCGGCCAACGGCTCGACCGAGCTGATATATCTCGTCCCCTCCGTCTTCCGTCCGAAGAAGGCGCTTATCGTAGAGCCCGCGTTCAGCGAGTATAGATACGCCCTTGAACTCGGGGGTGTAAGTGTCGACGAGTTCCAGTGCCGCGAGGAGGACTCTTTCCTGC from Thermodesulfobacteriota bacterium includes these protein-coding regions:
- a CDS encoding acetate--CoA ligase family protein, encoding MTGEEIDRLVDRARGEGRKSLTEPEVKGILAARSVPVPKHRLVTGPVEAAEAASEMGYPLVLKVVSGDILHKTEFGGVITGLNTKEEVESAFSEIVMNVGDKDPSAAVEGFLLEEMVGRGVEVIVGSLRDEQFGPAVMFGIGGVAVELMKDVSFRLAPVEKEEALEMMREVKGYPLLTGFRGSEPVDTDAVADVIVKVSRIIDDTEGIKELEINPLMVLHKGAVALDARAVVE